The Prochlorococcus sp. MIT 1341 genomic interval GGATCATCCAAAAGACCTTCTGCAGCAAGAGCTTTACATCCACAACTATAAAAGTCTGGTGATACTGATAAATAAAAAGTTCTATTCCCATGTGTTGCCCTTAAGCGATCAATCTCCTCAAGCCGGTCTTTTAACTTTCTTACGTCACCTAAATTTTGTAAATCCAATGACTGATAAAAAAGGCAAGCTTTGAATTGATCCCAAGCAATAGGATTCTCTGAAGCCCTAGCACCTAAAGCCTGGTACATCTTCTGCTGAAACTCCTCATCACTCCATCCCCTCCTGGCACAGCCAAGAATGGCAAATTCACTAGGCAATCGTCGCTGATTAAAAAGTTCGAAAAGAGCAGGGACCAATTTTCTGTGAGTCAGGTCTCCAGTGGCTCCAAAAATTACAAGGCATTGAGGCGCTATGACCTTTTCCTGCCGTAAACCAAGCCTTAAAGGATTTGTAATCGCAAAGCTCATTAGGACTGCCCTCTCGCGATTTCATGACAGCTAACATACAAATTCAAAAACGCTCTGGGCTGAGACGCCACAGTTTGTTGGCGGATGCCCAAAAAACTCTTTATATCGAGGCTACAAGTAAGGGCTTAAAAATTAACACCTTAGATGTTATGGCCATCAAAAAATATTTAATTAAATCCTAGTAAGTCTCTACATGCCAACGTCCTGCTTTCTTTAGTTGAGGTCTCAATTCTGACCAATTCATCCCTTTTTCTGCTGCTGCTTGTGTCATCGCTTCATCAATCCCTGGTTCCATGCCTTTTAAGCCACAGAGATAAATATGAGTTTTATTATTTTCAATCATTTCAAAGATCTCTGAAGCATTCTCCAACACCCTGTCTTGGATATACATCCTTCCACCTTTAGCATTGGTTTGTTCACGGCTAATCGCCTTTGTATAAAGGAAGTTGTCAGGGAATTCACTCTTATAACGTTCAAAATCATCGTCATAAAGCAAATTTGCAGTTTTTGGAGCTCCCATAAACAACCAAGCTTTACCTTTAAAATTCCAGCCATTCTTTTGAATCTCTGCCTGCTCAAACATCCTGCGTAAATAAGCCCTCATAGGGGCTATCCCTGTTCCAGTAGCCAGCATGATTACATTGGCATCTTCATCTTCAGGAAGAAGCATCTCCTTGCCAACAGGTCCTGTGATTTTAATTTTGTCTCCAGGGTTAATATCACAAAGGTATGTAGAGCAGACACCATCTACAGTTTCGCCATCTTTTTCGTACTGAAGCTGGCGAACACATAATGAAACTGTATTGCCCTCGAAATTGTCGCCATGTCTTGTACTAGCTATTGAATAAAGCCTTATTTTGTGAGGTTTACCATTAGCATCCTCACCTGCAGGGATAATTCCAATACTCTGACCTTCTACATAGTTGAATTCCGGATCACCTCCTGATATATCAAAGGTGATGTGGTTAACACGACCAATAGCTCCTTCTTGCAAAAGGCTGTAGTTGTCTAAGACACTACCAATGAAAGGGCTCCTAGGCTTGTAAAGGTTGACCGGAACATCTTTATGTCGCGACTTCCTAGTGGCCTCTGGAGGTGCAATCGAGCTGGAAGGCTGAGGCGTAGGTTCCGCTGCCTTAGGAGGCTCCCTTAGCGAAATATCATTAACCAGGCCGCTTCTCCAGTTCTGAAAAAGCCAAAATGCACCAATAAGTACTGGTACATGAGCCAGTCCACCGATTACAACACTTGCTTCCGAGTAAGCCATCAAAAACTAAATACCGATGGCGAGATTACCAACCCCCCCTCTCTCATAACTCTTAATTCGCCAGATAAAGGTCACTTTGTCAGATTGCACAAGTCAAAAAGCACGTAATTCTGTCCAAATTCACCTTCATTCTGTATTCTCTATTCCTGTCGAAAGAAGCTTTTCATTTGACTTCTACCCAATCGAACCTAAGTCAAGCGATTTCAGCGAAAGCTGAGACCTCAGAATCGCTTCTTTTGGAACGGCAGACAATCCAGCAGACAATGGAGCGCCTCCCTAACGGAACAAGGCGGCTAGCAGCACAATTAAGAACCCCTATAAAAGCAAGCACACTTTGGGAGGTCCTTACCGACTACGAGAATTTAAATACTTTCATACCAAACCTCTCCACCAGCGAACTAATTTCTCGCAGCGAGAACAAAGTTAAATTAAAACAAGTTGGGACTCAAAAGTTTGTTGGGGTGAAATTCTCAGCAAAAGTACAGATTGAACTAACAGAAAATAAGAAAATCGGAGATCTTGAATTTTGTTTATTAAAGGGAGATTTCAGGCGATTTGAAGGCGCATGGAGAATTAGACCGCAGATAGAGGGCGAAGGGACCTTTTTGCTTTACGAATTAACAGTTCAAGGATGCCTAGGGATGCCTGTGGGCCTAATAGAACAACGACTTAGAGAAGACCTTTCTACAAACCTTCTTTCAGTCGAGAAAGAAGCCAATAAAAGAGAAAAAATCTTCAAACTTCTCGACAGTGATTAAATAGCGGAATATCAAGCCGCAATTACATAGCATCCCAACAAGAATTACCAACGTCTAATCATCTTTGTATACCCCCAAGGGGATTCGAACCCCTGTCGCCTCCGTGAAAGGGAGGTGTCCTAGGCCTCTAGACGATGGGGGCGAGGCCGTAATTAAAAGAATTTGCTCTTTTAATCACATTTGAAAACTACGGTTCAGCCTCTCCCTACGTCAAGGCAGTTGATGAGACTCTTCTCCTTGACCCCGCCAAACTGGAACTTTGAAATAAAACGATGCGCCTTTATCAGGTTCTGATACCACCCATATTTTCCCACCATGCACCTCAACAATTCTTCTGCAAACTGAGAGCCCGACCCCAAACCCAGAAGTTTGCTCAGAGGTCTGAGGAAGTCGAACACGATCTAAGAAGATTCTTTGTTGTTCGTCTTCTGGAATACCAGGTCCACTATCAGAGACCTCAATTTGGACCCATTGACTAGTGCGATGAAGCATTGTTAAAGAGATATTTCCTCCGTCTTGAGTAAATTTCAAAGCGTTTTCTAAAAGATTCAACAAAACCTGCCGCATTCGCCGTTGATCAGCAAAAACCTTTGGCAAATCAGACGGAATATCAGTTCTAATTTCAATATTTCTTGTCCTCCAAAGCTTTTCGAGCTCCAAAATCGCTTCTGCACAAACACTCCCCAAGTCAAGTTTCTGAGGATTAAATAATGCCTCCCATCGTGTAATCCCAACCTCAAGAAGATCCTTGGAGAGGAATTCAATCTCTTCCAGTCTCCTTGTGATTACATCTTGAAAGTGCTCTAAATCAATTTGACCTAATTGCTGACTTTGTACTGCAAGCCTCGCTGCACTAAGAGGAGTTCGTAATTCATGTGCGACCATCCTTAGCAACCTTTCTTGCGAATGAATTCGCTTTATAAGAGTTTGATTCTCTTGACGAAGAACCAAAAGCTCATCCTCTAATTGCAATTCTCTCTGTGTAAGGCTGGTGTCAAGTTGAGAAGGCTTAAGGCTTAAGCCCAAACCAGTAACAAATTCTTCTTGCTGCCAGCGTGGAATCCAACTTTGAAACTGTTTAAAAATTGATGATCCAGCAAAAATCTGCTTAGGAGTTGGCGACAACTTAATCAGAGCAGGAAGCGCCACCAAACGATGTAGCTCTAGCAATTCTGGCTTTTCTTTAGGGTCAATTATTTGGAGAGTCACTCCAAACTCACAGTCATCACCCTCTAAATAATTTATAAGTCCTCTGAGGTCACCTCTAGAAAGGTGATGACGAGCAGCAACAAGAAGCAATTGAAGCCGAGGTCTTTCAATGGGATGATCTCGAACCAAAACTACTGTGAATTGTGAAAGTTAAAGCACACCTTATGTTTTTTTGGTGTCCGTTGACTGATTTTCTTAAGAACTAAAAAAAACTAATTAACAATGTTATTGATTTTTATATGAAAATTCGCTTTTCTCATTGCAATTCAGGCAAATTCATACATGAGTCGAAAGAAGGAGTGTGTCTTTTGTATCTGATCGAAGTGCAAAAAGAACAAAAAGTAGCAAATCCTACTTCAAAGAAGCAAAATCTTTGAAGCAAACAATTCTTAAAGCAGCTTTACTAATGGAAATTATTAATCCAGATTCTATTTAAAAGCTAGATAAAGACTTCAATTACACCAAGGATATTAGTTAGAAAAAAATCCATATTGAATATGTAATCTATTTAAATTAATACCTTTTTAAGATCAACAAATAAGGAGGTCTATCAGGCAGCATGGCAAGATGTAGTAAAAGCATTACGCATTTTGAAATCCCATCGGCTTCTACTCATAACAAGAGTTCTTCTAGTAATTCCAATAGGACTCTTGAGTTCTCCGGCACTTGCAGAGGCTAAAAACGATTCGTCTGCAAAACCAGCGGCTACAAACAGCGATATATTTCTCTATAGAGGTTTAGGCGCTTCATATGTATGCAATGCCCTTCGAATAGGAGTGGAGTTCCCCAAGTCGGTTGGAATTGCTGCAGCAACTTATACACAAGTGCTTAATGGCCGACATGCTGGCAAGATTGCCAGTTCTGGAGATAAAAAGCTTTCCAACAAACAGCTTTTTATGGGAGCAGAATTCCAACTTGTCAACGCCGCTGTTGAATACTGCCCGAAGCTTGTACCTGAAGATGTCAAGAAAAAAGTTGCGAAAGCAAACAAAGAGTTAATAGATCGTGAAAAGAAAAAAAGAAAATAAATTTCAAAAGAAAATACTAAAAATATTTAAAGGAAGAGAACCATTAGACTAAGATGTACAAGGAAGATTGACCACTGTATTTAAAGTGCTATGAAAGAAAATACCATTAAATATATACATGAATACAAGCCATATCCATTTAATTTACCTGAAATATGCCTCGAATTCAAAATTGGGGAAGAGAAGGTTAAAGTCATAAGTAAAATGAAATTTAGCAGTTTAAAAGAAGGTTATCAGAAATTGATTCTTAAAGGGATAGATCTACAGCTAATAAGCTTAAAGTTAGATCACAAGGAATTAGGAAAAGAATATTATTCTGTTAACGAAGATCAACTAACAATTAATCGGCATTTTGATAAAAATTTTGTTCTTGAAGTCACTTGTATAATTGATCCATTTAACAACACATCATTAGAGGGGCTATACGCAAGTGAAGGACTACTAACAACTCAATGTGAAGCCGAAGGGTTCAGAAGGATATGCTACCACCCTGACCGCCCAGACGTATTAAGTAAATATAATGTAAAAGTCAGTGCCCCAAAAGAGGATTACCCAACAATCCTTTCAAATGGAAATCTTCTCTCCGATAAGTTTGACAACAAAGACTTAAGTATCAAGGTGGTTGAATGGGAAGACCCTTATCCCAAACCCTCATATCTTTTCGGATTAGTCCTAGGGAAATTATATGAGAAGACAACAATTTATCAGTTAAAGTCAGGAAAAAATACCTTGCTTAGATTTCACACGGAAAAATCTAATCTTAAGAATCTAAGCCATGCAATGTCCTCACTAAAAAAAGCTATTGAGTGGGATGAAAAAGTATACGACTTAGAATATGACCTGGAGCAATATAACATAGTAGCGGTGAGACATTTCAATATGGGTGCGATGGAAAATAAAAGTCTGAATATATTTAATTCTAAGCTAATTATTGCTAATGAAGATATCTCTACTGATAGGGAGTTAGAAAGAGTCGAAAGTGTCATTGCTCATGAATATTTTCATAATTGGACCGGCAATAGGGTAACTTGTAGAGACTGGTTCCAGTTATCACTAAAAGAAGGTCTCACAGTCTATAGAGATCAATGTTTTACTTCAGACCTACATTCCTCCTCAGTTAAAAGAATTGAGGATGTTTCTGTCCTTAGAAATATACAATTTAAGGAAGACAATGGTCCCACCTCGCATGCAGTTAAGCCGTCAAGATACAAGTCTATTGATAATTTCTACACAACTACAATTTATGAGAAAGGTGCTGAACTTATAAGAATGCTGGAAATACTTATCGGTAAAGAGAGTTTTAATAGAGGCATAAGATTTTATCTAAGAAAATATGATGGCAGTGCCGCTACTACAGAAGATTTCATAAATTCCATTGCTGAAAGTACTCGCGAAAGCAT includes:
- a CDS encoding FAD-binding oxidoreductase, which produces MAYSEASVVIGGLAHVPVLIGAFWLFQNWRSGLVNDISLREPPKAAEPTPQPSSSIAPPEATRKSRHKDVPVNLYKPRSPFIGSVLDNYSLLQEGAIGRVNHITFDISGGDPEFNYVEGQSIGIIPAGEDANGKPHKIRLYSIASTRHGDNFEGNTVSLCVRQLQYEKDGETVDGVCSTYLCDINPGDKIKITGPVGKEMLLPEDEDANVIMLATGTGIAPMRAYLRRMFEQAEIQKNGWNFKGKAWLFMGAPKTANLLYDDDFERYKSEFPDNFLYTKAISREQTNAKGGRMYIQDRVLENASEIFEMIENNKTHIYLCGLKGMEPGIDEAMTQAAAEKGMNWSELRPQLKKAGRWHVETY
- a CDS encoding SRPBCC family protein, with amino-acid sequence MTSTQSNLSQAISAKAETSESLLLERQTIQQTMERLPNGTRRLAAQLRTPIKASTLWEVLTDYENLNTFIPNLSTSELISRSENKVKLKQVGTQKFVGVKFSAKVQIELTENKKIGDLEFCLLKGDFRRFEGAWRIRPQIEGEGTFLLYELTVQGCLGMPVGLIEQRLREDLSTNLLSVEKEANKREKIFKLLDSD
- a CDS encoding histidine kinase, with amino-acid sequence MVRDHPIERPRLQLLLVAARHHLSRGDLRGLINYLEGDDCEFGVTLQIIDPKEKPELLELHRLVALPALIKLSPTPKQIFAGSSIFKQFQSWIPRWQQEEFVTGLGLSLKPSQLDTSLTQRELQLEDELLVLRQENQTLIKRIHSQERLLRMVAHELRTPLSAARLAVQSQQLGQIDLEHFQDVITRRLEEIEFLSKDLLEVGITRWEALFNPQKLDLGSVCAEAILELEKLWRTRNIEIRTDIPSDLPKVFADQRRMRQVLLNLLENALKFTQDGGNISLTMLHRTSQWVQIEVSDSGPGIPEDEQQRIFLDRVRLPQTSEQTSGFGVGLSVCRRIVEVHGGKIWVVSEPDKGASFYFKVPVWRGQGEESHQLP
- a CDS encoding cAMP phosphodiesterase gives rise to the protein MKSHRLLLITRVLLVIPIGLLSSPALAEAKNDSSAKPAATNSDIFLYRGLGASYVCNALRIGVEFPKSVGIAAATYTQVLNGRHAGKIASSGDKKLSNKQLFMGAEFQLVNAAVEYCPKLVPEDVKKKVAKANKELIDREKKKRK
- the pepN gene encoding aminopeptidase N; this translates as MKENTIKYIHEYKPYPFNLPEICLEFKIGEEKVKVISKMKFSSLKEGYQKLILKGIDLQLISLKLDHKELGKEYYSVNEDQLTINRHFDKNFVLEVTCIIDPFNNTSLEGLYASEGLLTTQCEAEGFRRICYHPDRPDVLSKYNVKVSAPKEDYPTILSNGNLLSDKFDNKDLSIKVVEWEDPYPKPSYLFGLVLGKLYEKTTIYQLKSGKNTLLRFHTEKSNLKNLSHAMSSLKKAIEWDEKVYDLEYDLEQYNIVAVRHFNMGAMENKSLNIFNSKLIIANEDISTDRELERVESVIAHEYFHNWTGNRVTCRDWFQLSLKEGLTVYRDQCFTSDLHSSSVKRIEDVSVLRNIQFKEDNGPTSHAVKPSRYKSIDNFYTTTIYEKGAELIRMLEILIGKESFNRGIRFYLRKYDGSAATTEDFINSIAESTRESIKFDLNQFKTWYYRKGTPKIKIKHNWDPVQGKLKVTFSQCLEVCDDQNTPFLIPIKIKVFNKIKALTKEHLFILDKMRDTLLIDNLPRQKESPYISLFRDFSAPVIWESDIGEYDLLELLKIDDDPFSKWDAAQKVIKKILLSRAKGNILLEVEHAFISTLSEILSNSDKYDLRFLAKILSLPCLSELESEQEIVNPIAMFIGYQKFQALLGEKLSNQLHELLSKIKANLKLSWPQGVGQREITAIAWKWLAQSGDKSIYEKAVKAVNSNSMSIARAGLDALNPINCPQREEALQIFYQRWKDSPVILDTWFNLNASNPHLNSINKIKLLMEHPKFDPIAPNAIRAVLGGFTNNPPNFHAIDGSGYTFMAEQIIILDSKNAITASRLVKIFSNWKKYNHSHRSKMKKAIEIVAQEKISSNTREIIELIK